In Paenibacillus algicola, a genomic segment contains:
- a CDS encoding helix-turn-helix domain-containing protein — MIHRLLMDGLPQTMTKPRNVAQEELERRRLAWYYNHLLKTVLQGETAPTLERELYDQWRIESEDALSFMLIQTREQSPLLQKQVQESLCLSWDQLFTDSAGRLLVILKAPQAVDAAGEQLYSRLASVWPSVLIAISPVMRGRGSIHALYASALKLLLQKQYEAGSGFISGGRRSAAVAELTLEDDVHLEAARIEKHERELFVRELEQVLRLTKKGVPDVVMIRLRISMLELEVCSRITQLGGDGAPLLERLRYRTGSLEELSTYRTLKAYGLTLYDEAAVLLDSLHEGKESSPVEQAISRIDQEYRSGLQLQELARAVHVNPNYLGYIIKRRVGVSFKAYIHSRRIEEAKRLLRHTGSSIHQIAMEVGYSNADYFIRMFKRTTGLLPTVYRQQ; from the coding sequence GTGATTCACAGGCTGTTGATGGACGGGCTGCCGCAGACCATGACTAAGCCTCGAAATGTTGCGCAGGAGGAGCTGGAGCGGCGGCGTCTTGCATGGTATTACAATCATCTTCTGAAAACTGTGTTGCAGGGAGAAACGGCTCCCACCCTGGAGCGGGAGCTGTATGATCAATGGCGCATCGAAAGCGAGGATGCGTTAAGCTTCATGCTGATTCAGACCCGCGAACAAAGCCCGCTGCTTCAGAAGCAGGTTCAAGAGAGCCTGTGCCTGTCCTGGGATCAGCTGTTTACAGACTCTGCAGGCCGGCTGCTGGTCATATTAAAAGCTCCCCAGGCCGTTGATGCTGCAGGAGAGCAGCTGTACAGCCGCCTTGCCTCTGTATGGCCTTCAGTGCTGATCGCCATAAGTCCTGTGATGAGGGGAAGAGGTTCTATTCATGCGTTATATGCCAGTGCATTAAAGCTGCTGCTACAGAAGCAGTATGAAGCTGGAAGCGGCTTTATAAGCGGAGGAAGGCGCAGCGCTGCAGTGGCGGAACTCACCTTGGAGGACGATGTACACCTGGAGGCAGCCAGAATCGAGAAGCACGAGCGGGAGCTGTTTGTAAGGGAGCTGGAGCAGGTACTCCGCCTCACGAAGAAGGGAGTCCCGGATGTTGTCATGATTCGGCTTCGGATTTCCATGCTGGAGCTGGAGGTGTGCAGCCGGATTACACAGCTTGGCGGTGACGGTGCTCCCCTGCTAGAACGTCTCAGGTACCGGACTGGGAGCCTGGAGGAGCTGAGCACTTACCGCACACTGAAAGCCTATGGCCTTACTCTGTATGATGAGGCGGCTGTCCTTCTGGATTCATTGCACGAGGGAAAGGAGAGCAGTCCTGTAGAGCAGGCCATCTCCCGGATCGATCAGGAGTACAGAAGCGGCCTGCAGCTTCAGGAGCTGGCCCGTGCCGTTCATGTGAACCCTAATTATCTGGGATATATCATCAAGCGCAGAGTCGGGGTTTCCTTCAAGGCCTATATTCACAGCCGGCGCATTGAAGAAGCCAAGCGGCTGTTAAGACATACCGGGAGCAGCATACATCAGATTGCCATGGAGGTCGGTTATTCCAACGCGGATTATTTCATCCGTATGTTCAAGCGGACAACAGGGCTGCTGCCCACGGTGTACAGACAGCAATAA
- a CDS encoding helix-turn-helix transcriptional regulator: protein MKGSHLLCEGLSAHNKQQLIHLAAQQEARSTALQAVLRGHGLSEEAMAILQSLDLSGARWQVCLIHSADPCSRDLQQRLQHFLWEREQLYLLPLTERQWAIVFAVRGYGAQRELDKRLQDLSARLARFRTHMACGSSQASILHIAASMRDAQEAIAHKFYDITYMGVLSIHSVQGRGFTNGYGEAAPWLNRILGSLATLDWAEYVDAAAAAAAGFKARRVHPEQVKTMTAYCMHHVREYVRRSMSRHPAAAAEPPDFLEVDLSVIGLEALMERVSQYGQVCFRQLLSCREEEVLGVVQEINAYLKEHYQEKLSIKSLAKRFYLHPAYLGQLLRKKNGVSFHIFVHDLRIQEAARLLQEVQYSITEIAERVGYSNYSHFLKEFEKRLHISPMKYRKSIPSLKEHLKP from the coding sequence ATGAAGGGAAGCCATCTGCTATGTGAGGGGCTGTCAGCGCACAACAAGCAGCAGCTCATTCATCTGGCGGCACAGCAGGAGGCTCGGAGTACAGCCTTACAGGCTGTGCTCCGAGGACATGGGCTGTCTGAGGAGGCCATGGCCATCCTGCAGTCGCTGGACCTGTCAGGGGCTAGATGGCAGGTGTGCTTGATCCACAGTGCCGATCCCTGCTCACGCGATCTACAGCAGCGGCTTCAGCATTTTCTTTGGGAACGGGAGCAGCTGTATCTGCTGCCGCTGACCGAGCGGCAATGGGCCATCGTGTTTGCAGTCAGAGGATATGGGGCGCAGCGGGAGCTGGACAAGCGGCTGCAGGATCTGTCAGCAAGGCTGGCACGCTTTCGGACTCACATGGCTTGCGGGTCCAGCCAAGCCTCGATTCTGCATATAGCGGCCAGCATGCGGGATGCGCAGGAGGCCATAGCGCATAAATTTTATGACATCACATATATGGGGGTCCTGAGCATTCACTCGGTGCAAGGGAGAGGCTTCACGAACGGTTATGGCGAAGCTGCACCGTGGTTGAACCGGATCTTGGGGTCGCTTGCCACGCTGGATTGGGCCGAATATGTAGACGCGGCCGCTGCAGCGGCGGCAGGCTTCAAAGCGCGTCGGGTGCATCCGGAGCAGGTGAAGACCATGACCGCATACTGCATGCATCACGTCCGGGAGTATGTCCGGCGGTCGATGTCTCGGCATCCTGCCGCCGCTGCCGAGCCGCCGGATTTCCTGGAGGTGGATCTGTCTGTTATCGGATTAGAGGCGCTTATGGAGCGGGTGTCCCAGTATGGACAGGTATGCTTTCGGCAGCTGCTGTCGTGCAGGGAGGAGGAGGTCCTCGGCGTTGTCCAGGAAATTAATGCGTATCTGAAGGAGCATTACCAGGAGAAGCTCAGCATAAAAAGCCTGGCGAAGCGATTTTATCTGCATCCCGCGTATCTTGGACAGCTGCTGAGGAAGAAGAATGGAGTCAGCTTTCATATCTTCGTCCACGATCTGCGAATACAGGAAGCAGCCCGGCTGCTGCAGGAGGTACAGTATAGCATCACCGAAATTGCCGAGCGTGTCGGCTATAGTAACTACAGCCATTTTTTGAAGGAGTTTGAGAAAAGGCTTCACATCTCCCCGATGAAGTACAGAAAATCTATTCCCAGTTTAAAGGAGCATCTGAAACCATGA
- a CDS encoding glycoside hydrolase family 43 protein, whose amino-acid sequence MTTESKKPNEPLVTHIYTADPSAHVFNGRIYVYPSHDLEHAGETNDNGDQYAMEDYHVLSMDAPGAPVTDHGQALHLNDIPWASAQLWAPDAASKDGKYYLFFPARDHDGIFRIGVAVSTAPEGPFQPEASYMEGSFSIDPAVYVDDSGLAYMFFGGLWGGQLEKWQEGSFNPEGEGPAPDEAAIGPRAALLSSDMRSFQHEPKEIVILDETGQPLRAGDEERRYFEGPWIHKHEDLYYLSYSTGTTHKLVYAVSGDLYGPYTYQGVILEPVIGWTTHHSIVKFQDKWYLFYHDSSLSGGVNHLRCVKYTELTYNEDGTIVTIKPY is encoded by the coding sequence ATGACAACCGAAAGCAAAAAGCCCAACGAGCCGCTGGTAACCCATATCTATACGGCGGATCCCTCGGCACACGTATTCAATGGACGTATTTATGTGTACCCTTCGCATGATCTGGAGCATGCAGGAGAAACGAACGATAATGGCGATCAATATGCGATGGAGGATTACCATGTGCTGTCTATGGATGCGCCGGGCGCACCGGTGACAGATCACGGCCAGGCGCTGCACCTCAACGACATTCCCTGGGCGTCTGCCCAGCTGTGGGCCCCGGATGCTGCCTCAAAGGACGGCAAATATTATCTGTTCTTCCCGGCAAGAGATCACGACGGCATCTTCCGAATTGGCGTCGCCGTCAGCACGGCGCCGGAGGGTCCGTTTCAGCCGGAGGCAAGCTACATGGAAGGCAGCTTCAGCATTGATCCGGCGGTCTATGTAGATGATAGCGGACTGGCCTATATGTTTTTTGGCGGCTTGTGGGGCGGGCAGCTGGAGAAATGGCAGGAAGGCAGCTTTAACCCGGAAGGGGAGGGTCCTGCCCCCGATGAAGCGGCAATCGGTCCTCGGGCAGCGCTGCTGTCATCCGATATGCGGTCCTTTCAGCACGAGCCCAAGGAGATCGTCATTCTGGACGAAACAGGTCAGCCGCTGCGGGCCGGGGATGAGGAGCGCCGATATTTTGAAGGACCCTGGATCCACAAGCATGAAGATCTGTACTACTTGTCCTACTCCACCGGAACGACCCACAAGCTGGTGTATGCGGTCAGCGGTGATCTGTATGGTCCGTACACGTATCAGGGCGTGATTCTGGAGCCGGTCATCGGCTGGACGACCCATCATTCCATTGTGAAATTTCAGGACAAGTGGTATCTGTTCTACCATGACAGCTCTCTCTCCGGCGGCGTGAATCACCTGCGCTGTGTGAAGTATACGGAGCTGACCTATAACGAGGACGGAACCATTGTAACGATAAAGCCCTATTGA
- a CDS encoding MATE family efflux transporter translates to MQPSRWRLSGLLDKYFSGESMDYRQIFALFLPILVDQAFIIGLNLINTAMISSSGVSAVSAVNMVDSLNMFMISLFVAVATGGTVVVAQYKGSGDNYMVSRAGAATVASVSMIAFGIGMLLVAFHNPVLSLLFGSASPEVLGNARTYLIGSSISYVGIGIVQAVCGVLRGIGRSRASLVLSLIMNLLYVALNVVFVLLMDMGVNGLTLAINIARYVGAACALYYLFKLDGTLHLRVRDLFHFPVSMLRKIMFIGVPFAAEQMFFNGGKLLTQIFIVSLGTYAIATHAISGALAGITQIPAAALSLTIVTVVGQCIGRGDIQDARKFIRSFLWLGSLSLLLTGLIVMPLFHPLVSLFDPPPDIVDDLFLVLLINTIMQVPLWSVSFVLPSALRAAGDSRFTSITSMLTMWLFRVILGYVLGITLGMGILGVWLAMNLEWGVRGAVFLWRLRGKKWYAHKLI, encoded by the coding sequence ATGCAGCCTTCCAGATGGCGGCTTTCAGGCTTGCTGGACAAATATTTCAGCGGTGAGTCGATGGATTATCGGCAGATTTTTGCCCTGTTCTTGCCGATTCTGGTGGATCAGGCTTTCATTATCGGCTTGAACCTGATTAATACCGCCATGATCAGCTCCTCCGGCGTATCCGCGGTCAGTGCGGTCAATATGGTGGATTCGCTCAATATGTTTATGATCAGCCTGTTTGTCGCGGTCGCTACCGGCGGAACGGTGGTGGTGGCGCAGTACAAGGGAAGCGGCGATAACTACATGGTATCGAGGGCTGGAGCAGCAACGGTGGCCTCGGTCAGCATGATTGCCTTCGGGATCGGCATGCTGCTGGTGGCATTTCACAATCCCGTGCTGTCGTTGCTATTCGGCTCGGCCTCCCCGGAGGTGCTGGGTAACGCCCGAACCTATCTCATCGGCAGCAGTATATCCTATGTCGGTATCGGGATCGTTCAGGCGGTATGCGGGGTATTGCGCGGGATTGGCCGAAGCCGGGCTTCGCTCGTGCTCTCGCTGATCATGAATCTGTTGTATGTGGCGCTGAATGTTGTGTTTGTGCTGCTGATGGATATGGGGGTCAACGGATTGACCCTGGCCATTAATATTGCCCGCTATGTCGGTGCGGCCTGTGCCCTGTACTATCTGTTCAAGCTGGACGGGACTCTTCATCTGCGGGTCCGTGATCTGTTTCATTTCCCGGTATCCATGCTGCGCAAGATTATGTTTATCGGGGTTCCCTTCGCGGCCGAGCAGATGTTCTTCAACGGCGGGAAGCTGCTCACACAGATCTTCATTGTCAGCCTGGGCACCTACGCCATCGCGACCCATGCGATCAGCGGCGCCTTGGCCGGTATTACCCAGATTCCCGCGGCAGCGTTATCGCTGACGATCGTCACGGTCGTTGGCCAGTGTATTGGGCGGGGGGATATTCAGGATGCGCGGAAGTTCATCCGTTCCTTTCTGTGGCTCGGTTCTCTATCGCTGCTGCTGACCGGATTGATTGTCATGCCGCTGTTTCACCCGCTGGTCAGCCTGTTTGATCCGCCGCCGGACATTGTGGATGATCTGTTCCTGGTCCTGCTGATTAATACGATTATGCAAGTGCCGTTATGGTCAGTCAGCTTCGTTCTGCCTTCCGCGCTCAGGGCGGCAGGAGATTCCAGATTCACCTCCATCACCTCCATGCTGACGATGTGGCTGTTCCGGGTCATTCTGGGCTATGTGCTCGGTATTACGCTGGGTATGGGCATTCTGGGCGTTTGGCTTGCGATGAATCTGGAGTGGGGCGTGCGGGGAGCCGTCTTCCTCTGGCGTCTGCGAGGGAAGAAGTGGTATGCGCACAAGCTGATCTAA
- a CDS encoding glycoside hydrolase family 43 protein, with translation MHMITNPILRGFNPDPSILRVEEDYYIATSTFEWFPGVQIHHSRDLVNWRLLTHPLQRREQLNMSGNPNSGGVWAPHLSFDGSLYYLVYTNVRSLTGVYKDTPNYVVTAKHITGPWSDPVYLNSSGFDPSLFHDQDGKKWLVNMVWDHRKGRNPFKGIVLQEYSVQEQRLVGPIQTIFEGTSLGCTEGPHIYRIENYYYLLVAEGGTGYEHAVTLARSRSLTGPYEVDPLNPVLTSSHHESLPLQKAGHGSLVQTSTGEWYMAHLCARPLPGRKQCHLGRETAIQRCHWTDDGWLRVADPQHLPQEKVAGPALPLAPVEKEPALDHFDHPALSPSFSTLREPADPSWLSLEERPGWLRLRGRESLNSWHAQSLTAKRLASFTCEVETRLQFEPKSFQQMAGLIAYYNTKNYYYVHVTREEAAGKCLHLISVVQGQYDELTEPMPLHGTEPVYLKVCFHYDVLQFYASVDGSHWSSIGPALDVGCLSDEAATTFQNGVFTDWGFTGTFVGVCAQDLSGQRLHADFDYFSLKE, from the coding sequence ATGCACATGATTACCAATCCGATTCTGCGGGGATTTAACCCGGACCCTTCTATTCTGAGGGTAGAAGAGGATTATTATATTGCGACATCGACGTTTGAATGGTTTCCGGGCGTGCAGATTCACCATTCCAGGGATTTGGTGAACTGGCGCCTGCTGACTCATCCGCTGCAGCGCCGGGAGCAGCTGAATATGTCCGGCAATCCGAACTCCGGCGGTGTCTGGGCACCGCATCTCAGCTTTGACGGCTCATTATATTATCTGGTATATACCAACGTCCGAAGCTTGACCGGTGTCTATAAAGACACTCCCAACTATGTAGTCACCGCAAAGCATATTACCGGCCCCTGGTCGGACCCGGTGTACCTGAACAGCAGCGGCTTCGATCCGTCTCTGTTCCATGACCAGGACGGCAAGAAGTGGCTGGTCAATATGGTATGGGATCACCGCAAGGGCCGAAATCCCTTTAAAGGCATTGTGCTGCAGGAGTATTCCGTGCAAGAACAGCGGCTGGTTGGCCCGATTCAGACGATCTTTGAGGGAACCTCGCTTGGCTGCACCGAGGGTCCGCATATTTATCGCATAGAGAACTATTATTACCTCCTCGTTGCTGAAGGCGGCACCGGCTATGAGCATGCGGTGACGCTTGCGCGCTCCAGAAGCTTGACAGGTCCATATGAGGTCGATCCGCTCAATCCCGTGCTGACCTCTAGCCATCACGAGTCACTGCCGCTGCAGAAGGCCGGCCATGGCAGCCTGGTTCAGACTAGCACCGGAGAATGGTACATGGCTCACCTGTGCGCCCGGCCGCTGCCCGGAAGAAAGCAATGCCATCTGGGGCGGGAGACGGCGATTCAGCGCTGTCACTGGACAGATGACGGCTGGCTGCGCGTTGCCGATCCGCAGCACCTGCCGCAGGAGAAGGTCGCCGGGCCTGCGCTCCCGCTGGCTCCTGTGGAGAAGGAGCCGGCCCTGGATCATTTTGACCATCCGGCACTCAGCCCTTCGTTCAGCACGCTGCGGGAGCCGGCCGATCCCTCCTGGCTCAGCCTGGAGGAGCGACCGGGATGGCTTCGCTTGAGGGGACGCGAGTCCTTGAACTCCTGGCACGCTCAGAGCCTTACAGCCAAACGGCTGGCCTCGTTTACGTGTGAAGTCGAAACCCGGCTTCAATTCGAGCCGAAGTCCTTTCAGCAGATGGCAGGGCTCATCGCTTATTACAACACGAAGAATTACTATTACGTTCACGTCACCCGGGAAGAAGCGGCCGGCAAGTGCCTTCATTTGATCTCGGTCGTGCAGGGACAATATGATGAGCTCACAGAGCCGATGCCGCTTCACGGCACCGAGCCGGTCTATCTGAAGGTATGCTTTCACTACGACGTCCTGCAGTTCTATGCCTCCGTGGACGGTTCACATTGGAGCTCCATCGGCCCTGCCCTTGATGTCGGCTGCCTCTCGGATGAAGCTGCTACCACCTTTCAGAACGGTGTCTTTACAGACTGGGGCTTTACCGGAACCTTTGTCGGCGTCTGCGCCCAGGATTTATCCGGTCAACGCCTCCATGCGGACTTCGATTATTTCTCCCTGAAAGAATGA
- a CDS encoding carbohydrate ABC transporter permease produces MKSLQRLLTYSLLILTFLVSVFPFYWMLVIASHPTSEANKFPPNFIPGDLFITNVQTMLDQIDFAGALLNSVFVSTTVTIAQLFFCALAAFAFSRLQFKGKHFLFVFIIGTLMIPGQLGLVPSYMIMTRLDWINSFNALIVPGLVSAFGIFWIKQYMDTTLHPELVESARMDGCSNFQTFWRIALPTISPAMATLAILTFMYQWNDFLWPSIVLKDSAVHTIQIALRNLNKVYFRDVSVIMAGTFLATIPLLVVFVASSRYFISGITAGAVKG; encoded by the coding sequence ATGAAATCTTTACAACGCCTGCTTACCTACAGCCTGCTTATTCTGACGTTTCTGGTGTCCGTGTTTCCTTTTTACTGGATGCTGGTTATCGCTTCACACCCCACCTCGGAGGCAAACAAGTTTCCGCCGAACTTCATTCCCGGCGACCTGTTTATCACGAATGTGCAGACGATGCTGGATCAGATTGATTTTGCAGGAGCCCTGCTCAATTCGGTATTCGTATCTACGACCGTTACCATTGCCCAGCTATTCTTCTGTGCGCTGGCGGCCTTCGCGTTCTCCAGACTCCAGTTTAAGGGCAAGCACTTTCTGTTTGTATTTATCATCGGTACCCTGATGATCCCGGGCCAGCTTGGACTGGTTCCATCCTACATGATTATGACCCGCCTGGACTGGATCAACAGCTTCAATGCGCTTATTGTGCCGGGCCTGGTCAGCGCCTTCGGTATTTTCTGGATCAAGCAGTATATGGATACGACCCTGCATCCGGAGCTCGTAGAATCTGCCAGAATGGACGGCTGCTCCAACTTTCAGACCTTTTGGCGCATCGCTCTTCCCACGATTTCGCCGGCCATGGCTACGCTGGCTATTCTGACCTTTATGTATCAATGGAACGACTTTCTCTGGCCCTCGATCGTCCTGAAGGATTCGGCGGTGCACACCATCCAGATTGCGCTGCGGAATCTGAATAAGGTGTACTTCCGCGACGTCTCGGTCATTATGGCCGGCACCTTCCTGGCAACGATTCCGCTGCTGGTGGTGTTCGTCGCCTCCAGCCGCTACTTCATATCAGGCATTACAGCAGGAGCCGTGAAGGGCTAG
- a CDS encoding carbohydrate ABC transporter permease, protein MNTPGESKLWHKQSFKDHVSAYLYLLPFFLIFGIFTLFPVFWSAYISFFSWDVLGTKKYIGFQNYIWLFTDDPKFWKSVLNTFSIWLMSTIPNLFLALVLANILNQRFIKGKKLFRLGVIIPNITSLVAVAVIFGSFFGYNYGLINYFLSELGLDKYDWGASYWGAQFAVAVMVIWRWTGYNAVIYLAALQSIPADLYEAARIDGASRTQQFFKITIPMIRPMIIFTVIMSTIGGMQLFVEPLIFSGPTGGPEGQTLTMVLYLYTEAFTNNNYGYASAIAWMLFLIILLFSMFNNFLTKKINSAQ, encoded by the coding sequence ATGAACACACCTGGTGAATCCAAGCTATGGCATAAACAATCCTTCAAGGACCATGTGTCTGCTTATCTTTATTTACTGCCGTTTTTCTTAATATTTGGAATCTTTACGCTTTTCCCTGTCTTCTGGTCGGCTTATATCTCGTTCTTCTCGTGGGATGTGCTCGGCACCAAGAAGTACATCGGCTTCCAAAACTATATCTGGCTGTTTACAGATGATCCGAAGTTCTGGAAATCTGTCCTGAACACGTTCAGCATCTGGCTCATGTCCACCATCCCGAACCTGTTTCTCGCCCTGGTGCTGGCTAATATTCTGAATCAGCGCTTTATCAAAGGCAAGAAGCTGTTCCGCCTTGGCGTCATTATTCCGAACATTACCTCACTCGTTGCCGTGGCGGTCATCTTCGGCAGCTTCTTCGGATACAATTACGGCCTGATCAACTATTTTCTCTCCGAGCTTGGCCTGGATAAATATGACTGGGGCGCTTCCTACTGGGGAGCTCAGTTTGCGGTCGCGGTCATGGTGATCTGGAGATGGACCGGATATAATGCTGTCATCTATCTGGCGGCGCTGCAGAGTATTCCGGCAGATCTGTATGAAGCGGCGAGAATTGACGGCGCCTCTAGGACACAGCAATTTTTTAAAATTACGATTCCGATGATCCGGCCCATGATTATTTTTACAGTCATTATGTCTACGATTGGCGGCATGCAGCTGTTCGTCGAGCCGCTCATCTTCTCCGGACCTACAGGCGGACCTGAGGGCCAGACCTTGACGATGGTGCTGTATCTGTACACCGAAGCATTCACCAATAACAATTACGGCTATGCATCGGCTATCGCCTGGATGCTGTTCCTGATCATTTTGCTGTTCTCGATGTTCAACAACTTCCTGACCAAAAAAATCAACTCTGCCCAATAG
- a CDS encoding ABC transporter substrate-binding protein produces the protein MKKRLGTLLACLLLVFTTACSSGKSEEGTSTGGETAGKSEASNGKVELSLWMFTGTGLEGLIEKYQQEHENIKINVQTQEYNDHHNGLMTALAAGSGGPDIAMIEIGFIDKFKSDEKLFHNLADHGANDIMGDYLEWKRVQASSQDGSFIYGIPTDVGPMAMYYRTDLFEQAGLPTEPAAVAELMPTWEKFIEVGKTIKDKTGKPMVYGADIVYQSIRGQAKEQYFNSNGDLIVETNPAIKRAWDLSTEIANSGLAAKISAWSPEWGAGMNNGDFTVMLGPSWMVGYMKGNAPDSSGKWNLAPMPEGSGNWGGSFMTVPSQSKHPKEAMEFLKWLLSPEQQLELFKENGSNFPSTPAVYDDPAIQTYTDEFFQNAPLGKTFSDAAKKVVPVYLGPDHITVDTPILQALANVERNGEAADAAWQTAMDQIKRDLRR, from the coding sequence ATGAAAAAACGTTTGGGCACTTTGCTGGCATGTCTGCTTCTGGTGTTCACAACCGCCTGCTCCTCGGGCAAGAGTGAGGAAGGCACGTCCACCGGCGGTGAGACCGCAGGCAAATCGGAAGCCTCGAATGGCAAGGTTGAATTATCTCTATGGATGTTCACCGGCACGGGCCTGGAGGGCTTAATCGAGAAATATCAGCAGGAGCATGAGAACATCAAGATTAATGTACAGACCCAGGAATACAATGATCACCATAACGGCCTGATGACAGCGCTTGCGGCAGGCAGCGGCGGACCGGACATTGCCATGATCGAGATTGGCTTCATCGACAAGTTCAAGTCGGATGAGAAGCTGTTCCACAATTTGGCCGACCATGGCGCCAATGACATCATGGGCGACTATCTGGAATGGAAGCGCGTTCAGGCTTCCAGCCAGGACGGCTCCTTCATCTACGGGATCCCTACTGATGTAGGTCCCATGGCCATGTATTACCGTACAGACCTTTTCGAGCAAGCCGGATTGCCGACAGAGCCGGCAGCGGTTGCCGAGCTGATGCCGACTTGGGAGAAATTTATTGAAGTAGGCAAAACCATCAAGGACAAGACCGGCAAGCCTATGGTATATGGCGCCGATATCGTCTATCAGAGCATTCGGGGACAGGCGAAAGAACAATATTTTAACAGCAATGGAGATTTGATTGTCGAGACGAACCCGGCCATCAAACGGGCATGGGATCTCTCCACCGAGATTGCCAACAGCGGACTGGCTGCCAAAATCTCGGCCTGGTCTCCGGAGTGGGGCGCAGGCATGAACAACGGTGACTTCACCGTCATGCTCGGTCCATCCTGGATGGTAGGCTACATGAAGGGCAATGCGCCGGACTCCTCCGGTAAATGGAATCTGGCACCGATGCCGGAAGGCTCCGGCAACTGGGGCGGCTCCTTCATGACCGTTCCTAGCCAGAGCAAGCATCCGAAGGAAGCGATGGAGTTCCTGAAATGGCTGCTTTCTCCGGAGCAGCAGCTGGAGCTGTTTAAAGAGAACGGCTCGAACTTCCCGTCCACACCGGCAGTGTATGATGATCCGGCGATCCAGACGTACACGGACGAGTTCTTCCAGAACGCACCTCTGGGCAAAACCTTCTCAGATGCTGCGAAGAAAGTCGTTCCTGTCTATCTTGGACCAGACCACATTACCGTGGATACCCCGATCCTGCAGGCACTCGCTAACGTAGAGCGCAACGGAGAAGCTGCCGATGCAGCATGGCAAACAGCGATGGACCAAATCAAGCGCGACCTGCGCCGCTAA
- a CDS encoding glycosyl hydrolase family 8 — translation MNTKSLKLFVILAAVLIGVALLWAQERTGKEEASPKTYRSVFQELGKSEEDISAKLQQAWDQMFYGDDAQERIYYPVGEDMAYILDTGYQDVRTEGMSYGMMIAVQLDKKEEFDRLWNWAVTYMQHKEGPFKHYFSWHNTPKGDVLDSNPAPDGEEYFAMALLFASNRWGDGEGIYHYREQGNKILQAMLHQADDGEGYNMFDEERNQIVFVPWTSGKGYTDPSYHLPAFYELWARWAETDRERWAEMAKVSRAFWAQAAHPDTGLMANYTTFDGVPYRNGDHYLFSYDAHRVALNVTLDEIWHGGEQSEWRRGYIEQLHQFFIKEGIDQYVARYTVEGKPMADNRSSGLIAVNGAASMISTHEDRLQFAQRLWDMDVPTGQYRYYDSMLYMFSLLAASGQYQIIEP, via the coding sequence ATGAATACAAAAAGCTTAAAGCTCTTCGTTATACTTGCAGCCGTGCTGATCGGTGTGGCCCTGCTGTGGGCTCAGGAGAGGACCGGTAAAGAGGAAGCGTCGCCCAAGACGTACCGCAGCGTGTTTCAGGAGCTTGGCAAAAGCGAGGAGGACATCTCGGCCAAGCTGCAGCAGGCCTGGGATCAGATGTTTTACGGGGATGATGCTCAGGAGCGTATCTATTACCCTGTAGGGGAGGATATGGCCTATATTTTGGATACGGGGTATCAGGATGTACGCACCGAGGGAATGTCCTACGGGATGATGATTGCGGTTCAGCTGGATAAGAAGGAGGAGTTTGACCGCTTGTGGAACTGGGCCGTCACGTATATGCAGCATAAAGAGGGTCCGTTCAAGCATTATTTCTCCTGGCATAATACCCCGAAGGGGGATGTGCTTGACAGCAATCCGGCACCGGATGGCGAGGAGTATTTTGCCATGGCGCTTCTGTTTGCTTCCAACCGCTGGGGAGACGGCGAAGGCATCTATCATTACCGGGAGCAGGGAAACAAGATACTGCAGGCGATGCTGCATCAAGCCGATGACGGTGAGGGCTATAATATGTTTGATGAGGAACGGAATCAGATTGTATTTGTGCCCTGGACCTCAGGCAAGGGATATACAGACCCTTCCTACCATCTGCCTGCCTTTTACGAGCTGTGGGCCAGATGGGCAGAGACGGACCGTGAGCGCTGGGCGGAAATGGCCAAGGTTAGCCGGGCGTTCTGGGCTCAGGCAGCACACCCGGATACCGGGCTCATGGCCAATTACACTACCTTTGATGGAGTGCCTTACCGGAACGGCGATCATTATCTGTTCTCCTACGATGCCCACCGGGTTGCTCTCAACGTCACGCTGGACGAGATCTGGCATGGCGGCGAGCAGTCTGAGTGGAGAAGGGGCTATATAGAACAGCTGCATCAATTTTTTATAAAAGAGGGCATTGACCAGTATGTGGCCAGGTATACTGTGGAGGGAAAGCCGATGGCGGATAACCGTTCCTCGGGCTTGATTGCAGTGAATGGGGCAGCTTCCATGATTTCCACCCATGAAGATCGGCTGCAGTTTGCGCAGCGATTGTGGGATATGGACGTCCCGACCGGCCAATACCGGTACTATGATTCCATGCTGTACATGTTCAGCCTGCTGGCGGCAAGCGGGCAATATCAAATCATCGAGCCATAA